The following is a genomic window from Carassius carassius chromosome 24, fCarCar2.1, whole genome shotgun sequence.
tatgtatatatatgtatatatgtgtatatgtatatatgtatatgtatatgtgtatatgtatatatgtatatgtatatatgtatatgtatatatgtatatgtatatatgtatatgtatatatgtatatgtatatgtatatgtatatgtatatatatatgtatatatatatgtatgtatatgtatatatatatgtatgtatatgtatatgtatgtatatgtatatgtatgtatatgtatatgtatgtatatgtatatgtatgtatatgtatgtatgtatgtatatatatgcatatatatatacatatatatatacatatatatatacatatatatatatgtatatatgtatgtatgtgtatatatgtatgtgtatatatgtatatgtgtgtataggtGTTTTAATTATGTgggtaatgttttaaaatgattgaCAGCTTGTCCATCATGTGACAGAGATGCACCAGATACTGACCTGTCCGCCTGCAGCTCAGTTGTGTTTTCTCACACTGATGCATGCGTGATGGTGGCTGTCAGGTCCAGACGGTGCTACAGAAACACAAGACCCTGAGATTTAAGCTCTGAGAGGGGAGGCGCTCCCTCAGGTGTTATAACTCTAGGGCACACTATCACACATTGAGTAAATGCTTGTGAGAGCACAAAAATACTGTTGTCATGCTATGAGTTGATTTATATCATGGGCACTTGTGGCGCCTGACAACATTTAATACAAAACTTCAGGTGAATAAGCTAACATGTTTAACTTATGAATATCACCATATTTTTCAGTGTATGcactcatttgcatacatttcctgCACAGAAATCTGAGCAGTGCATATAAAATTAGGTTCaaaattcattcattttgtttCATGTTGTTGACATATTATTAAAGACTTTCACAGAGGGAGTTTCGGGGTTTTCACGTAAACCAGAAAATACTGATTTGTTTTTCAACAGCAGGAAAGTTTTTAGGaatgaaatgtaatgtaatttaggTGATTTATTTTTGAAGGAATCCCTCTGTAAATACCTCCAAAATATAGATAGGAGTCAAACTGTAAAGTTTGGTGTATGCAAGTTTTACTGAAGTGGagcttaaaaaaaaagcacaacttTTAAAGGTATGTGTTGTATTGATTTATGTATATACAGACACGCATAGCACAAAGGCAAAAAGTCACGTTATAAAACCAAAATGAATGTAGTGAAAATAGAAGCATTTGTATTAGTGAGCTCAGGCTTGTTACCCGAACAGACGTAATGGACTGTTATCTTTCCTTCTGATTATGTTTGGTGTTTGAATGCACACAGCCTACTGAAGTGCTCTCTCTGCAGAAACTGATCATTGATGAAAAGAAGTATTATTTGTTCGGGAGGAACCCAGACATCTGTGACTTCACCATCGACCATCAGTCGTGTTCTCGTGTGCATGCGGCGCTCGTCTACCACAGGCATCTGAAAAGAGTGTTTCTCATCGACCTCAACAGCAGTAAGTGCATCAGACCAATGACAAACGTGCCACATCATACAGATGACAGACAAGTAAACCAGCAGGTATATTGACTTCCTGTAGCACATGGTACATTCCTGGGACACATTCGCCTGGAGCCCCACAAGCCCCAACAGGTTCCCATCGACTCCACCATGTCGTTTGGTGCATCCACTCGTGTTTACACCATCCGGGAGAAACCTCAGGGTCAGCCGGGCTCCGGCGTCGGGGACAGTAAAACCGGGGACGACGAGGAGCTGAAGGGTCTTCTGGGACTCCCACAGGAAGAGACTGAACTGGAGGTACATGTCTGCTCTACTAGTTATTCTGGAGTGACAGTCATCAAAACTGAAATAACACAAGTATTGGAATTCTGTAGTGAAAGAGCAAATAGAAACTCTAAGCAAGTGTTGGCAATATATTGGCATCAATACAAGTCAAATTTCAGTTATCAGTTTGGGTAACAGCAAAAACTGTTGAAACTTGTTAATCAACTGTttgaaagaagaataaaaaagtaGTATGAAATGAGTTTTGTTAATGCTAAAGTAAAATTGCATGTAGCATTCGAATAattaagttttttgttgtttgtatgttttttttttttttttttttaataaatatggctttaaattagaaaaaaaatgtcaacatATAAAATTTGACATCCCTGTGAGTTTGCATTTACACTCCGAAACTTGACCTGTTTTTGAGATATTTTTTGTCCTGTTCATTGCTATGGTCAAGAATAGCTGATGTCCCAGATTTACGGTTGCTGTGATATCAAGATTTAATACACTAGCGACATTTCACTGCTCTATAGCAATTTTGATATCACCGCAAAAACAAATACTACGCTAGTTAATGTACATAAAAAGTAATGAAAACATTATTGAAACGCATATTGatatgcatatttgtcattctaACAGATTTTAGGACTGGTGGTGATGCTCGAGACATTGTTGGTCATTCAGTCCAGTGTTTTCAGACTTTTGCTTGAACATCTTttgcaatgaatgaatgaatggctcttaaaaatgtgtttttgtgtttggctCATTTGGCAGAACCTGACTGAGTTCAACACGGCTCATAACAAGCGCATCTCCACCCTCACCATCGAGGAGGGCAACCTGGATATTCAGAGACCCAAGAGGAAAAGGAAGAACTCCAGAGTGAGCTTCGGTGAAGAGGACGAGATCATTAACCCAGGTTAAAAAGCTTTTCAACTGGCCTGCATGTCAGTGAACCACACCACTAGAAAAACAGTTTACCCACTAAATATTGCGAATGTGGAAACATTTGAATTTGTGATGAATGATGGGTACA
Proteins encoded in this region:
- the LOC132102715 gene encoding nuclear inhibitor of protein phosphatase 1-like, translated to METNTTATNPSFDCPSWAGKPPAGLHLDVLKGDKLVEKLIIDEKKYYLFGRNPDICDFTIDHQSCSRVHAALVYHRHLKRVFLIDLNSTHGTFLGHIRLEPHKPQQVPIDSTMSFGASTRVYTIREKPQGQPGSGVGDSKTGDDEELKGLLGLPQEETELENLTEFNTAHNKRISTLTIEEGNLDIQRPKRKRKNSRVSFGEEDEIINPEDIDPSVGRFRNMVSTAVVPIKKKKLGGGNALGIEEIVTRHMHTFPLQGGLYRDLPPASHEAPSGATIMGGLPLPLPNPAPDVDLVHEVPPPPLVLNPTPLPGPYASDPLSEPRKKKYAKEAWPGKKPMPSLLI